TTCAAGACTTTATTGAGGAATTCCCTAGACTGAAATTCAATTTCAAGGAACTCATGGTGTGTCATTATGGGTTTGACATTTACAACTCCACATTGGCAAAACAGGAGTACTTACAACCAGATCTTTTACCGTTCGATTGATTTTTTTAAAAGATTGGCAAAGTTATAACTGGCCAATTCCAAATTTTTAAAACTGTTCTTTTTTGCCTCGTCCAACGAACCCACTTGATTCAATATAGAAGTCGCATACTGCAATCCTGCAACTTCGAGCTCGTCTATCGATAAGGTAACCGACCCACATAATGCCGCTACAGGAATATCCTTTTCTTTGGCAGCCTTTAGCACACCTGCAATGGTTTTTCCCGATAGTGTTTGGTCATCTAACTGCCCTTCTCCTGTGATAATCCAGTCTGTATCCTCCAAAGCTTTATCAAAAGTGGCCATATCCAAAACCAAATCAATACCCGAAATCAAGGAAGCATTCAAAAAGACTACTGCTCCAGCACCCATACCACCAGCTGCACCAGCTCCAGGCATATTTTGTATAGCAACACCAAACTTTTTATAAATTACCTCAGCAAAATTCTGAAGTCCTTCATCTAATTTTTTAACCTCTTCGGGAGATGCCCCTTTTTGGGGAGCATATACGTAAGCTGCCCCATCTTTTCCATAAAGTGGATTCTTAACATCACACGCTACCTTCACCTTAAGGCTTTTGAGTTGTGGCAGTACCTTATCCGTTTTAATATCTACGACTTCATTCAGATTTTGGCCAATGGGTTCTAGAACTTCCCCGTTTTTATCCAAAAAAGAATACCCTAAAGCAGAAGCCATTCCCATACCACCATCGTTGGTAGCGCTACCTCCAATACCCAAAATAATTTCTTTTGCACCCAGTTCCAATGCATTGGCAATCAGTTGTCCTGTTCCCAATGAGGTGGTTTTCATACAGTCCAATTCATCCTTGGAAAGTAATTTGTAACCTGAGGCTTCGGACATTTCTATAAAGGCAATTTCCTTTTCTTTTGAAAAAAGATATCCCGATGCAATATCCCTAAACAAAGGGTCTTTGACCGTGGTTTTTACTTCAACAGCATTCAAGTAGTGCTTTACCACTTCAATGGTACCGTCACCCCCATCGGCCAAGGGTTTTTTTAAAATTTCTGCATGGGGGAACACTTTTTGCAATCCGTTTTCTACAGCTTCACAGAATTGTAGTCCGCTCAGGGAACCTTTATATTTATCTGGGGCCAGAACAAATTTCATGTATTGTAAATTATTGGACGGAATTAGTTTACGCTAAAAATAATGAAAGAATAGGACTCTTTCCCTTCTTATTCTAACCTTATAGTTTTATCAAAGTGGTAAAGGTTTTGCCCCTCAAAAAAAGTATTTACCTTTAACTAAAATTTCAACTCATGAAACATACCCTGATTCCCATACTCTGCCTTTTATTTACTACTGCGCTATTAAGCCAAACCAAAAACTTCTTGGACGTTCCCTATCTAGAAACCTCCGCAAGGGTCGATACCTTGGTTACTCCCGATAAGATATACTTGAGTATTACCATCCAGGAAAAAGACTCAAAAGGGCGAAAATCAGTTGAAGAACAAGAGAACCAAATGGCCACTAGACTTAAGGCATTGGGCATTAATTTGGATAAGCAGTTGGTTATTAAAGATCTTAGCAGCAACTTCAAAAAGTACTTTCTAAGACAAAAAGAAGTACTTAAAAGTAAACAATACTCACTTCTGGTCTATTCCGGAAAAAAAGCCGGTGAAGTTATGGTCGCTTTGGAAAAACTGGATATTTCCAATACATATCTGGAAAAAACCGAATATTCAAAGATGGATGCTCTGGAATTG
The nucleotide sequence above comes from Flagellimonas sp. HMM57. Encoded proteins:
- a CDS encoding glycerate kinase; amino-acid sequence: MKFVLAPDKYKGSLSGLQFCEAVENGLQKVFPHAEILKKPLADGGDGTIEVVKHYLNAVEVKTTVKDPLFRDIASGYLFSKEKEIAFIEMSEASGYKLLSKDELDCMKTTSLGTGQLIANALELGAKEIILGIGGSATNDGGMGMASALGYSFLDKNGEVLEPIGQNLNEVVDIKTDKVLPQLKSLKVKVACDVKNPLYGKDGAAYVYAPQKGASPEEVKKLDEGLQNFAEVIYKKFGVAIQNMPGAGAAGGMGAGAVVFLNASLISGIDLVLDMATFDKALEDTDWIITGEGQLDDQTLSGKTIAGVLKAAKEKDIPVAALCGSVTLSIDELEVAGLQYATSILNQVGSLDEAKKNSFKNLELASYNFANLLKKSIER
- a CDS encoding SIMPL domain-containing protein (The SIMPL domain is named for its presence in mouse protein SIMPL (signalling molecule that associates with mouse pelle-like kinase). Bacterial member BP26, from Brucella, was shown to assemble into a channel-like structure, while YggE from E. coli has been associated with resistance to oxidative stress.) — protein: MKHTLIPILCLLFTTALLSQTKNFLDVPYLETSARVDTLVTPDKIYLSITIQEKDSKGRKSVEEQENQMATRLKALGINLDKQLVIKDLSSNFKKYFLRQKEVLKSKQYSLLVYSGKKAGEVMVALEKLDISNTYLEKTEYSKMDALELELKSKAVKKAKKKAEALTSPLGQNVGTAIHIMDVSTPYYPRYNQAPRMEMKTMDAVEAEPLDIDFEKIKVETSVNVKFKISE